The DNA region CCTAGAAAAGTCAgagaaaattcagattttttttttgcttacccatgaacataaaatttatataactgAATACACACAACATGTTTTaggagaaagagagaaagaaagagagggagagagaaagaaatcattttgaaaatactaAGTCAATAGTGGTTTCCATCTATTCCACTGGGTATCAAACTTCAgagaaattgtttttcattattaaataaGATCTggaaattttaaacaaagaaaaaacaatttatcGGATAAAATAAGATGACACATGTCAaaatatcatgtaataaaattcTACTTTAAAATCTAGAAACTAACATACCTTTATCACAAGTCTTCCACTTTGTCTGAGTGAAAAGTGATCTTCTCTGGGGTTTTGGCATAGAAAGTTGAGACCCGACAGATCTGGTCTCCTTCTTGGGGGGAGTTGGGGTATCTGCAACCTAAAATCAAACGAAGAAAAATTAGTAATCATTTCTTTGTCTCTTGGTTTAATAAagctattttaatttcatattttcattattagacaataaaaattatgttttattatttctaaaacaaaatatatacctGGTCTATAATCTGAGACAAAAAGTTTTCTGCACTTCCATCAGTCTGCAAAGGATCCTCATTAGACTCTGCAAGAGCACTCTCCTTCTGCATCTCGAAGTCCAGCAAAATCTGAAGTCACATAAAAAGTGTTCAAAAATCAAGTTGcatataattaagaaattatcttaaaatcaattttaagaatGAAGATAACCagtcataaaaatgaaaaaaaacctatgTAATGACTGAATTCACAATGACTGAATGAGGAAATCGTTATTTTACTGACTATGAAAGACAATATTGAGCTATCTATAAAGTCTGAATTCACgtgtaaaatattatttcataaattaatataatgaagaaataacgtaaaagatatattataatcaatattataaGTTGTGGTcactatataaaaaaagaaaataaaactaaattagTAAATATACCCGCTGAGATTCCCTCTTGAGAAAAGCTCTCCTTGGCTTCTTGGGTGTGCTGGTCAGGATTGCAGGGGATATGTCGTCTTCAGCCCTACGTTTTCCCAATACAGGTGTTTCATCTCCATGGGGACGTTTAGTCTGTATAGTTGGAACAGCGTCTCTTTCCAACTCTTTCCGCTGGACGGGAACTCCAACCGACTCCATTAGGCGATACTTGGCTGGGTAAGAATCCTCCGTGAAATGGGCAGAACAAAGCACAGATGCTTTCGTAGGACCGTTCCAATTTTTCCGGGAGTTGTGCACAAAGGCCGTCCACTGTCGAAGAATAGCAGGACGATCGAATGGAAACTGATGTAAGCTCACACCATCGGATTTTCTTCTGCTACAACCTCCAGCAACACACATCCTTCGTCCTTTGCCGCCAGAATTTACTCCATCCATGATGGCAAAATGTTCATAAACACTGTCTAAACTAATAATCTAAAGCTACGTACTATATCTACAAACTGTCGTATATCCTTAGTGTCcacatatttacacaaaaaagcaCCACAATACACGTAAAGACGATAAAATCACAGCGCTTTCTCTCACTGTTTACCGTTATTCAAAACATGGCTGTCCTCGTTGTGACGTCACAGCCTGTGTATACAAAAAAGCGCGCGTTTCAGTAAACCGTTCAGGTAAGAATTCGGGTTTTATCGGAATATCTCCGTTATTACTCGGCCGATTTCGATGAAATTTTCGGAACATGCTCAGTTTAATTAGATCTTTCTATTGTAGTAAAAATCGTTTGACATTGCATATACCCTTTaagagtaaataaaacagtacgTTAGAAGAAAGAAATAGTCAAGTCGTCTTAATTATAtaggaatttgagtctgacatcatggATATTTTGTGCAGTCCATGATTTATCTTAGGTTGATTATTAAGCTTGTTAGAACTGGATcgtgtagatttttttaaattgcagtCTACGAAAAACGGTTCCATGCAGTATGCATTATatgtttcatttcaatatatgaCTGGTTTGTCAAACAAAATTTGACATTATTTCAGTTACTTACCTTCTAGAATTAAACCGGAGCTTCCGTCAACATGCTGCCACGTCTTGACCACAGGTGCCCGAGGAAAGgaccgacaccccccccccccccatacatCCCCCACCCCCCAAGTATCCAGACCCCTAAGACTTTATGTCACATATccaatataatttatacattctttgaacaaaattaaataacacaaacaatttttttaacaaggtCCTCTCTTTACATAATACAACTGCATATATGCCGTAAATTGCAATGTTTTAACACGTACGAAACTGTAGCTCCCAGGCCGAGGtagtccatccgatttttttttcagactgggagctacagaccaGCAATACCTACAGgccgtgcagacaaattatcacaTTGCGCTaacgcgcggtattcaatttgtctgcacggcCTGGTGTGATATTGGACAGAcgatatccaaaaataagcattgaatgcGTAGAATAATGTGAATGCGATTTCTGAAATACATATCATTATCCTGCTGTAGATGTAGTGCAAGTGAATATTTCGTGTGAGCATTTAGTCCATTACATGTGTAAGTCTTCAGTTTTATCATtggttattttttctattttttattttttatttttttggtcttCCTCTTTATTAATTGATTTTGCGGAATTAAATCTCTGggaattgtacatacatgtaatattcttatttaattcttgaacaaaactaaaaaaaggTTTCTTAGTTAATACCTATAgacaaaaattatattaaattgaaaGTTGCCTGCGTGTCCCCATGCAGATTTGAACATTTG from Crassostrea angulata isolate pt1a10 chromosome 7, ASM2561291v2, whole genome shotgun sequence includes:
- the LOC128156809 gene encoding THAP domain-containing protein 10-like isoform X2, producing MDGVNSGGKGRRMCVAGGCSRRKSDGVSLHQFPFDRPAILRQWTAFVHNSRKNWNGPTKASVLCSAHFTEDSYPAKYRLMESVGVPVQRKELERDAVPTIQTKRPHGDETPVLGKRRAEDDISPAILTSTPKKPRRAFLKRESQRILLDFEMQKESALAESNEDPLQTDGSAENFLSQIIDQVADTPTPPKKETRSVGSQLSMPKPQRRSLFTQTKWKTCDKGVQAVEKVTTREIGISCNLLPAPPLGAQPINVPTLDESFATEETDSIQDEVEDPDESFQSIESDDTDGSDLG
- the LOC128156809 gene encoding THAP domain-containing protein 10-like isoform X1; the protein is MDGVNSGGKGRRMCVAGGCSRRKSDGVSLHQFPFDRPAILRQWTAFVHNSRKNWNGPTKASVLCSAHFTEDSYPAKYRLMESVGVPVQRKELERDAVPTIQTKRPHGDETPVLGKRRAEDDISPAILTSTPKKPRRAFLKRESQRILLDFEMQKESALAESNEDPLQTDGSAENFLSQIIDQVADTPTPPKKETRSVGSQLSMPKPQRRSLFTQTKWKTCDKDLI